The region ACCAAGGGACCGGAGATTCGTACCGGACAGCTGAAGGACGGCAAAAAGGTGACTTTGAAGGAAGGCCAGACCTATACGCTGACCACCAGGGAGCTGGTAGGGGACGATACCGTCGGCTATATCAATTACAGCGGACTGAATGAGGATGTGGCTGCTGGCAACCGGATTCTCATTGACGATGGACTGATCGAGCTGGAAGTGCGCGAGGTGAAGGATACGGATATTGTCTGTGAGGTCATCAATGGAGGAGAGCTGGGAGAGAAGAAGGGGGTCAATGTTCCCAATGTAAAGATTAAGCTTCCGGCCCTGACGGATAAGGATAAAGAGGATATCCGTTTTGGAATCAGGCAGGGCTTTGACTTTATCGCGGCATCCTTCGTGCGTACGGCTGACTGCATAAAGGAAATCAAGGCCATGCTGGATGAGCAGGGTTCCGGCATGAAGGTCATTGCAAAGATTGAGAACGCGGAGGGCATCGAGAACCTGGACGCCATCATCGAGGCAGCGGACGGCATCATGGTGGCCAGAGGCGACATGGGCGTGGAGATACCGGCTGAGAAGGTTCCCCATATCCAGAAGAAGATTATACGCAAGTGCAACGAGGCATGTAAAATCGTTATCACAGCCACCCAGATGCTGGATTCCATGATCCGCAATCCCAGACCTACCAGAGCTGAGGTGACGGACGTTGCCAACGCGGTGTATGACGGCACGGACGCAGTGATGCTTTCAGGCGAGACAGCCATGGGCAAGTATCCGGTGGACGCACTTAAAATGATGGTGTCCATTGCCCTGGAGACAGAGATGCATCTGGACTATGCGGGATACCGCCAGAGGAAGGTGACAGAGCAGAACATGAAGAATGTTTCAAACGCAGTGTGCTTTGCCTCTGTGTCAACCGCCCATGACCTGGATGCGGATGTGATTATTGCTCCCAGCATCACAGGCTTTACCACC is a window of Enterocloster clostridioformis DNA encoding:
- the pyk gene encoding pyruvate kinase; translation: MKKTKIICTMGPNTSDKNVMMELARNGMDVARFNFSHGDYNEHQGRLELLKEVRKELDIPVAALLDTKGPEIRTGQLKDGKKVTLKEGQTYTLTTRELVGDDTVGYINYSGLNEDVAAGNRILIDDGLIELEVREVKDTDIVCEVINGGELGEKKGVNVPNVKIKLPALTDKDKEDIRFGIRQGFDFIAASFVRTADCIKEIKAMLDEQGSGMKVIAKIENAEGIENLDAIIEAADGIMVARGDMGVEIPAEKVPHIQKKIIRKCNEACKIVITATQMLDSMIRNPRPTRAEVTDVANAVYDGTDAVMLSGETAMGKYPVDALKMMVSIALETEMHLDYAGYRQRKVTEQNMKNVSNAVCFASVSTAHDLDADVIIAPSITGFTTQMLSKWRPGARIIGMSPSMATVRQMQLQWGVVPVWSRRAESTDELIENSVEELKDRGLVEEGELAVITAGVVTYARRHEAATQTNIMRVINIE